ACCGGTAAAGGCACCTTTCTCATGGCCGAATAACTCGGTTTCGATCAGTGAGAGGGGCAGGGCTGCGCAGTTGACAACCACCATCGGTCGGTTGCTGCGGGTGGACAGCTTATGGATACACTGGGCGACAAGTTCTTTACCGGTACCGCTTTCACCGTTGATCAGTACAGATGTATCAGAAGGAGCGACGATCTTGATCTGTTCAATCAGGTCTTTTGTACGCGGACTGGTGCCAATAATACTATCGAGACAGTTGGCATCTGCTTTTACAGCGGCTTCCCGCTGGAGGCGTACGTTTTCCGTCTGATGTTTGTACCGGGCAATGTCCAGCATGACGAAGAGGTCTTTCTCCCGGAAAGGTTTCACGAGGAATCCATAGGGTTGCGTTTGTTTGGCCGCTTCGAGGGTACGGTGGTTGGTATTGGCTGAAATGTAAAGGAAAGGGATCTTTTTCACCATCAGCTCTTTAGCCAGATCTATACCGGAGTAATCACCTTTCAGGATGATATCCAGTAAGATCCAGTCCGGGTTATGTTTTTCGATCAGTGCGCGTGCCTGTATGACCGACGATGCAATGCCACAGATCTGGTATCCGGCTTTTTGCAGCATCAGACGGAGGTCGTTCGCTACGATAAATTCATCTTCAACAATCAGTATATTTCCTTTACTACTCATCAGATTAATAAGTCTGTTTTTTCATTCGATATAAATTCCTTGCAGCTGAAGGTTACGTTGACCGCCACACCAGGTCGGTTGTCTGTCAGTTCAAAACTACCATCCAGCTGATGGCTGAGCCCTGCCATCAGGCTCATACCCAGGGACGCTGTTTCGAGGATGTCTTTTCCCTCTGGCAGTCCCACACCATTGTCACTCACCGTCAGTATACAACATTCCGGCGATACCGCTTTAAAGCAGATATGGATGCTGCCGCTCTTACCATCCGGGAATGCGTATTTCAGCGCATTGCTGACAGCCTCGTTCAGGATCAGTCCCAGTGGAACGGCTTCGACCACATCCAGCTGTATATCATCACAGTCCAGCTGGAAGTGGATACGCTGATCAGCTTCCAGGCTATCCCTGATATAACTGATCATCTCGGGGATGTACCAGTGCATGTCTATCTTGCCGAGGTTCTCCGTCTGATACAGTCGCTGGTGAATGAGCGACATAGAGTACATGCGCTGCTGGCTGTTACGGATAGCAGCCAGTGCATCTTTATTATGGAGGTACTGTGACTGCGTATTGAGCAGGCTGATGATGATCTGCAGGTTGTTTTTTACCCGGTGATGTATTTCCTTCAGCAGCCATTCTTTTTCATCGAGGAGGCTTCTCAGTGTTTCGTTCCTTGTATTAATCTCCGCCTGCTGATGTTCCAGCCTGACGTTCGTCCGCTTGTTATACTGGTAACGGTTGTAGACCAGTATCAGGAAGACGATCAGTATGACCACGCCACCAATGATCACATACCGGACGATAATTTCTTTTTCCAGGGAGGCGGCCTGTAACTGGCTTTTCTGCGTCAGTAACCGGATGTCTTTATCTTTTTCTTCCGTTTCAAACTGTAGTTGCAGCTGGCCTAGCTGCCTGGCCTGGGCCAGACTGGTCAGCGAGTCGGACAGGTCCTTGTATCGCTGGAAATGACCGATAGCGGAAGGGAGTTTACCGAGGGCGGAGTCGGTTTTGAACAGTAATTTTTCAAGCGTGGCATTTGTTGCCATGAATGAAAGATGCTTCTCCGAAAGGCTGGTCAGGTAGACAGCTGCTTCCCGGAAACGGCCGGTTTCCACCAGGTACAAAGATATGTTAGCAGATAATATGGTCCGCTCAAATTCATTGACCTTGTCCTCTTTATAGATGCGCAGTATTTTTTCGTAATAGGGGGTGGCTTTCTGATAATCGCGCATGGCGATATAGAGTCGCAGATACTGGCTCAGGAGGTAGCTATGGTCATTGATATCGGTGATCGGGCGGGTGCGGGTAGCCGCATTCAGGCTGTCCAGGCTTTCTTTATAATGCTTTGTTTTGGTCAGCAGTTCGGCGATGTTGATCTGGTAGTTCTGGATAGCCAGGGTATCTTTCAGCTGGTAGGCGAGGTTCAGTGCTTTCTGATAGAACTCCATTGCCTGCCGGTGATAGTTAATGCTGTAGTAGGTCATGGCCAGACGATGATACACTCTGGACATCAGCAGGCCGGAATCTTTCAGGGCTTCACCTGTTTTCACGGCCAGCATGTTATAACGGAGTCCTTCTACGAAGTTATTCTGGCCGTTATAGACTGAGCCGATGAGGGCATATACTCCCTGAAGATTTTTCGACCCGGCTGCCTGATATAGGGATAGGGATTGGTGCAGCCGTAACAGGGATGTAGGATAATCTTTTTTAACCTGATAGAGGTCGCCGATCAGTTCGAGGAGCGCTGCTTCTCTGACTTTGTCGCCCAGTTGGTGATAAATGCGGGCTCCGTTCTCATATTGCTTAATCTTTTCGGGCAGGTCGGTTTCGTTGTTGCTGTAGCAGCCACCGAGTTCGATATAGGCATTTGCCAGTTGTTTTGCTGTACCGTACTGGCGGAGGATGGCTACGGCTTCTTTCGCATAGGCCATGGCCTCATTACCACGGCCGCTGTGGCGCATGGCTGCGCTTATGAGTTGTTTGCTGAGCCCTGTTCCCTGTTCAAATTGAATGCGTTTACTGGTGGTGGCTATATCAAGGGCGATGCTGACAGCACTGTCCCAGTCGGCGGAAGTTGTATGGGGCTTGTTCAGGATGTCTTCACCTTGCTGCCATAGAGTAAGTACGGAAGAGATGGCGGCGGACCGCTCATCGTCTCCGGCATACCGGCTGTTGGCATAGTCTGTCCGGGAAAATCCAAGGAACAGGCATAAGATGAAAAATATAAGGCGGACACCGCTCATGCTGTTTAAATCGATTTGGTCAGTGTTTCTGAGAATCAGCGAGGTCATGTAGTTGACAAGATCGGTGCCAATTCATTATTGATTGATAATCAGCTGGATGGTGTAAGTGGAGGAAGTGAGTTTATGACGATATATCGTGCTTTTATGTAGATCGTCAGAAAGAAGGCCTGCTTTTTATGAAGCCTGGCGAAAGTCAGGCAAATGTAGGGATTCTCTCTGTTGATGCAAAGTTCTGGTAACGGAATGACATGGATATACATACACCGGGATGATTGCCGGTTAATGTAAATGCTCCGTCCAGCTGTGCGCTGAGTCCATACATGAGGCTCATACCCAGTGACTCGGTCGCCAGGATATCCTTATCGGCTGGTATACCGACACCGTTATCACAGATGATGAGCTCACAGCAGCCCTCTTCTATTTCGGTGAGACTGATCCCGATCTTTCCCTTTCGGCCGTCCGGGAAGGCGTATTTAATGGCGTTGCTGACCGCTTCGTTGAGAATAAGGCCTACAGGAACTGCCTGTACTACATCCAGTTCTATGGGGTCGCAGGCTACCTTAAAACTGATCCGGTTCTCAGTTTCGAAACTGTCTTTCATATAGCCGATCATTTCCGGGATGTACCAGTGCATATCGATCTTACCCAGGTTGTCAGTCTGGTACAGCCGCTGATGGATGAGCGACATGGAGTACATACGTTGCTGGCTGTTACGGATAGCTGTCAGTGCATCCTTGTTATTGAGGTATTGCGACTGTGTATTGAGCAGGCTGATAATGATCTGCAGGTTATTTTTAACACGGTGGTGTATTTCCCTGAGCAGCCATTCTTTTTCATCCAGTAGTCCTTTCAGTGTATCGTTCTGCGCATTGATCTCGTTCTGCTGTTTTTCCAGCTGTATGTTGGTCAGCTTTTTATTGCGGTAGCGGTTGTAGATCAGTGCCAGGAAGATGATCAGGATGATCACACTGGCGATGATCACGTAGCGGAACACTCTTTCCTTTTGCAGGGAGGCTTGCTGGAGCTGGTTTTTCTGAACCAGCAGCTTGATATCTTTATCTTTTTGTTCTGTTTCGAATTGCAGCTGCATCTGGCCCAGTTGTTTAGATTGTGCCAGGTTACTGGCGGAGTCGGACAACTGCTTATATAGCACCATGTTCTTAATAGCGCTGGACAGGTTCCCAAGGGCGGAGTCAGTTTTATACCTGAGCATCACCATATTGGCATACCTGCGTACGGCGGATGGGTAGGTAGGGTGCATTTTCATGAAGGCATCCAGGTATGGTTTTGCAGCCGTATAATTATTCATTTTTACCAGGTAGGAAGATATGGTCAGGCGTAATTCCTGTTTCATCCGTTCATCAACCTGGTCATATATCTTCAGCAGTTTATTGTAACACTTTTCCGCGTTTGCGTAATCCTTCATGCTTAAATAAAGCGGGATGTACCGCATCATGAAAAAGCCCTGGTCATACACATCTGTTACCGGAGGATTGTTATAGGCTGCATTAAAACTGTCAAGGGCCTGCTGATTATGGTTTGTTTTGGCGAGCAGTTCGGCGATATTGAACTGAAAATTCTGTACACCATAAGCATCATTGTTCACGCGGGAGATATGCATTCCTTTCTGATAATACTCCATCGCCGGTTTGAAGTATTCGATGGTGTAATAGGCCATTGCCAGTCTATTATAGATGGATGCCATCAATAAGCTCGAATCACCCAGTTCTTCTCCGGTTTTTACTGCCAGCAGGTTATAGCGCAGTGCATCGATGTAGTTGCTCATTTCACTATAGACGTTGCCGAGTAATGCATATACCCCCTGCAGTTTTTTATAGCCCAGGGACTTGTATAACGCAAGTGCTTCATGGAGATTGGACAAAGAATTAGTATAGTCCTGTTTTACAAGGTAAATATCACCCAGTACTTCGAGGAGTGTGGCCTCTTTCATCTTGTCTCCCAGCCGGTGATAGATACCGATGCCCTGTTTGTACAGAGCGACTTTTGCCGGAATATCTTTATTGTCGTTGCTGTAACTGCCGCCAAGTTCTATAATGGCGTCTGCCTTTTCCCGTAAAGCTCCCAGGCGGTCAAAGATGTCAACTGCTTCCTGTGCGTAAGAGCGGCCTTTTTCCCGCTGTCCGCCGTGTGCAAGTGCCCGGGACATCATTATTTTGCTTAATCCGAGTCCGAAGTCTGATCTTAGCTGCAGACTGAGGGCTTCCATTCGTCGCGAGATACTGATAGCGCTATCAATATCTTTTTGGGCGGTTCCCGGTTTCTGCAGATAGTCATCGGCTCTGTGCATCAGCTGTCTGATAGCTGTGGTATCGTTTTTCGCTGAGGCGAATGACCGTGCGTGACTGTATGTACTGCCACAAATGAAGCAGAATATACATATGATATGAATAAAGTAGCGACTACCGCCCATGCTGGTTTAGAAATTTTTGTTCACCGTCGTCCATTGCGCTCTAAAGTGGAGGACTGATACGGAAGCGGGCGGAAAGATACCAAAAGAAGGCCGATTTTTTACTATAAATACCTAGTTCTTAGTTTTCCAGGTGCTTTTTTCAGTTGCTGAAATGCGGTGGGAGTCATCTTAAATTGTTTGAGGAATGCCTTGCCGAAACTGCTTTGTGAGTTAAATCCTGTCATCATGGCCACTTCATATATTTTATACCCTGCATTCGTTAACAGTTCGGCTGCTTTTGTCAGCCTGGTGGCCATCACCAGTTCATTAGGCGTGAGTGCCGACTGTGCTTTGATCTTTCTGTAGAGGGTGGGCCGGCTTATATTCATTAACCGTGCCAGCAGGTCGATGTCCATCTCTGTGTTTTCAATGTTGTCCATAATGAGTTTATGCAAGGTGCAGAGCAGCGGGTCTTCTGTACCGGGAGGTGTCATGGCAGGGGAATGAGCAGGCGATTGCTGGGTGTAATAAGCCCTGACCTTATTCCGGTTATTCAGCAAGCTACTGATCTGAACTTTCAGCAGTTCGCAGGAGAAAGGCTTTTCAATACAGGCGTCAGCGCCTGCTTTTAATCCGTCGAGTTGTGATTGCAGGCCTTTCCTGCCGGTCAGCAGAATAACCGGGATATGTGCATACTGTGGATTTGTTTTCAGTTGCAGACAGAGGTCATATCCATTGACGACAGGTGTTTGTATCGCAGCGATAATAATGCGGAAAGGGTGATCAGCGATGATCTCAAGCGCGCGTTGCCCGTTCTCTGCGGTGAAGACCAGGTAGTCAGTGGCCAGTTCTCCGTAGAGCAGCTGTAGCATATCCGGGTCGTCGTCTACGATTAATAGTGAGTCTTTCATACGTGGGGGGGTTTGTTCCTAATTCTCTGTTCCTGATTTAAATTTACGCAACCGATTGCGATTTGAGAAATATTAACTAAGTATTGATAAGAGATGACCAAGAAATCTGGTAATTAAATAGGTACTTCACACCTGAAACTAATGGAGAGGCACAGCACCAGCAAGATTCCCGTATGAAATATTGTGTTCACAACGTGAGCATTAAATACTCACTGCTGTACTTAATGCGTGTTAAAATGACAATTTTTTGACCTGTTGATATATTATCATTTAAAAACTATCAATCCCCGCGTTATGAAGCTGTTTTTACGAGCTTTTTTTCGGACATGCCTTGCTTCCGTCAGGCAAACTACGCTGCCGGCATTGCTCACACTCGCTGCCACATTGTTATTTACCAGTACATATGCCCAGGGCGGACAGCCTGTTCGGGGAAAGGTACTGGATGAGACAGGTAACGCCCTGTCGGGAGTGACCGTTGCCATTAAGCGCACCAACCGTGGTACAGTGACTGGTGCCGACGGAGGGTATACGATCAGTGCTGCGGCCGGAGAGGTGCTGCAGTTCAGCTTTATCGGTTATAATACTGCACAGGTGACCGTTGGCAGTGGTGCTAAATATGAGGTCAGTCTTACACCCAATTCTCAGTCACTGGAACAGATGGTGGTGATCGGGTATGGCGCACAGAAGAAAAGCTCGCTGACCGGATCGGTAGCGTCTGTCAGTAGCAAGACCATTAATGAGCTGCCGGTTGCCAGTGTGCAACAGGCCCTGCAGGGTAGGGTAGCTGGTTTGACTGTTACCAACAACGGTACACCAGGTACAGATCCTGTGATCAGGATCAGGGGGATCAGCTCTATCAGCTATGCGTCCGATCCGCTGTATGTGATCGATGGATTTCCGACGTCCAATCTGGCCAGCTTTGACAGCAGGGATGTACAATCCATAGAGGTGCTGAAAGATGCCAGTGCGGCGGCTATTTACGGTTCCCGTGCCACGAACGGGGTGATCATCATCACCACAAAAAAAGGTAGCCGTGATGGTAAACCCCATGTAACCTTCGACTCGTATGTAGGTGTGCAGTCGGCCTGGAAAACGATAGACCTGCTCAACACGCAGCAGTATCTGCAATATGAAAGGGCACTGAATGGCGCTGCCGGTATTGCCAAACCGCCACGCCTGCAGGACGCGGCATTCAATCAGCCGTTGTATGATGGTACATCACAGACGTTCGCGCAGACCAACACCGACTGGCAGGATGCGTATTTCAGGAAAGCCCTCATTACGCAATCCAGTGTGGCCGTGAATGGTGGCAATGATGTATCCCGCTACTTTATGTCTGCCGGCCATCTGAAACAGGATGGTATTGCGCAGGGCGTGAATTATAATCGTGGTAATTTCCGTATCAACTCCGAACATAATATCAGTAAGGTATTCACCGTAGGTGAAAATCTCCTGTTGTCCTATTCCAAACAGCGTTATGATAATACTTCCGGTAACAGGACGCGCCTGGCTAATATTGTGCGGGCGTTACCTTATCTGCCGGTCTACGATCCCACTACGAATGGTGGTTTCCGTAATGCCGAGAACAGCGTGGATGGGGCAGACCCGACCAATCCGGTTGAAGATGCGATATTACTGGGCAATGCACATCGTGAGGTGTTCAAATTGCTCGGAACCGTTTATGCGCAGGTGAATTTAACACCCTGGCTGAACTTCCGTTCTACCTTTGGTGCGGATTATGTCTCTAACTTCCAGCATGAGTTCCTGCCTATCTACAACGATAAAGGCAGAAATGCGACGGTAGCTACCATCAATGATCAGCGGTCCAACAGGACCACCCTGTTGTATACAGAACAGCTCACATTTGATAAGACATTTGGCAATCACCATATCAATGCCGTGGCAGTGTATGAAAGACAGCAGGCAGATAATTTCGGAGAGACACAGTCCGGCAACCAGAGTACCAATGACAGGGAAACACTGGTGGGTGCGACCAACGTGACAGCATTTTCCGCCCGTACAGCTACGCTGATCCAGTCTTACATCGGTCGTATCAGTTATGACTTTGCGGGTAAGTATCTGTTGAGTGGCGCTATCCGCAGGGATGGTCTTTCTGTGTGGGCGCCGGGTCGTAAATTCCAGAGCTTTCCTTCTGTGTCGGCAGGCTGGAAGATCGACCAGGAGCCTTTCCTGAAACCGGTGACAGCCATCTCAGAACTGAAACTGCGAGGTGGATGGGGCATCACCGGGTTGAATGCTATCGGTATTTTCCCCGCCCTGCAAAATTCTATTCTGTCAAACGAATACCCATGGCAGGCAGTAGTGCAGGCTAACGGCGCCAGTTATCCTTTCGGCAACACCATCACTGTAGGGAATGCCTCTTACTATAATCAGCTGGCAAGCAGCGGCCTGGAATGGGAAAAGACGAAACAGTTGAATATTGGAGTGGACCTGGGACTGTTCAATAACCGGGTGACCTTCACAGCAGAGTGGTACCGTCGTCAGACAGATAACCTGATCCTGACTATTCCAACTCCCTACAGCTTCGGTTTTGGCGGTACGGGTTCTCAGCTGAATGCAGCGTCCATGCGTAACACCGGGGTGGACCTCCAGGTAGGTTATAACAAGACAGGTGGTACCTTCAACTGGAACATCACCGGTAATATCGGATTCATTAAAAACAAGATCCTGCATCTGAATACGCCTGGCGCCACCATCGATGCAGGTGCGGATGCGGATTTCGGGAACGGTAACATGACGCGTACAGTGGGCGGACAGCCGATCCAGTCTTTCTATGGCTACGTGGTGGAAGGCATTTTCCAGAGCCAGGATGAAGTGAATAAAAGTCCGGAACAGATCACAGGAACCGATCCTGCAAAGTCTACCTCCGCAGGCGATATTAAATTCAAGGACCTGAATGGAGATGGTAAGATCACTTCGGATGACCGTACCTTCCTGGGTACCTACATTCCTAAGTTCACCTATGCGCTTAACTACAGCGCCAACTATAAAAACTTCGACCTGTCGCTGTTTTTCCAGGGTGTACAGGGGAACAAGATATTCAACGGTACCAGGGTGCTGCGTGAAGGGATGGCCCGTCTGTTCGGTGCAGGCGTGGAAGTACTGGATGCATGGACGCCAACGAATACCAATACCGATATTCCAAGAGCCATCAGTGGAGACCCTAACCAGAATGCCCGTGTGTCGGACCGCTGGATCGAGAACGGTTCTTACCTGAGACTGAAAAACGTCATCCTGGGATATACATTGCCGGCGTCCACGCTGCGTACGGTGACCCGTGGTGCTGTCAGCAGCTTCAGGGTATATGTATCTTCCCAGAACCTGCTCACCTTCACCGGCTATAAGGGCTGGGACCCCGAGATCGGTACTAAAAACACCACCTTGACCAATGGGGTAGATTATGGACAGTATCCTTCCGCAAGGTCCTTCCAGTTTGGCCTGCAGGTAGGTTTTTAAACAGCGCAGTTAAAAAGATCAGACATGAAAAAACAAACAATCTTTACACATATAGTAACAGTGGCACTGCTGACAGCTGCTGTATTTACCACATCCTGCACCAAGGACCTGGATAAAACCAATCCGAGTTATGCCACGCTGGATAATTACTTTAAGAACAGCGAGGAAATGCAGAAGGGTACGAATGCGATCTATTCGGCTTTTCATGCAGGTAACCTTATTGGCAGGGAGTGGTTTTTTGTACATGACCTCAGAAGTGATGATGTATCGTCCGGCGGCGGGCAGTTAGAAGTGCCACGCGCACAGATACTGAATGGGGCGACGTCTTCAGAAAACCCGGTAATGGGTAGCGTGTGGAGAGGGTTATATACGGTCATTCACCGCGCCAATACCGTGATCGGCAGTGCGCCGAATGTGACAGATAACGATGCTGTACGTGACCAGTGTGTTGCAGAGGCAAAATTTTTCCGGGCATGGGCGTACTTTGAATTACTGACACTCTGGGGACCGGTGCCTGTTTATACGACGGTGGTCAGTGCACCCGATCAGTTTCAGCCGAGGGTACCGGAAGAAGGTGTGTATGCGCAGATCATCAAGGACCTGACTGAAGCCGCGGCTGTACTTAAACCATCCTATGGCGCTGCAGACCAGGGACGTATTACATCCGGCGCGGCGAACGCCATGCTGGGCAGGACGCATTTACAGAAGGGAGATTATGCAGCGGCGAAAGAAGCATTGCTAAAGGTTACAGGTGCCGGGTTATATC
The DNA window shown above is from Chitinophaga agri and carries:
- a CDS encoding response regulator transcription factor; this translates as MKDSLLIVDDDPDMLQLLYGELATDYLVFTAENGQRALEIIADHPFRIIIAAIQTPVVNGYDLCLQLKTNPQYAHIPVILLTGRKGLQSQLDGLKAGADACIEKPFSCELLKVQISSLLNNRNKVRAYYTQQSPAHSPAMTPPGTEDPLLCTLHKLIMDNIENTEMDIDLLARLMNISRPTLYRKIKAQSALTPNELVMATRLTKAAELLTNAGYKIYEVAMMTGFNSQSSFGKAFLKQFKMTPTAFQQLKKAPGKLRTRYL
- a CDS encoding SusC/RagA family TonB-linked outer membrane protein; translation: MKLFLRAFFRTCLASVRQTTLPALLTLAATLLFTSTYAQGGQPVRGKVLDETGNALSGVTVAIKRTNRGTVTGADGGYTISAAAGEVLQFSFIGYNTAQVTVGSGAKYEVSLTPNSQSLEQMVVIGYGAQKKSSLTGSVASVSSKTINELPVASVQQALQGRVAGLTVTNNGTPGTDPVIRIRGISSISYASDPLYVIDGFPTSNLASFDSRDVQSIEVLKDASAAAIYGSRATNGVIIITTKKGSRDGKPHVTFDSYVGVQSAWKTIDLLNTQQYLQYERALNGAAGIAKPPRLQDAAFNQPLYDGTSQTFAQTNTDWQDAYFRKALITQSSVAVNGGNDVSRYFMSAGHLKQDGIAQGVNYNRGNFRINSEHNISKVFTVGENLLLSYSKQRYDNTSGNRTRLANIVRALPYLPVYDPTTNGGFRNAENSVDGADPTNPVEDAILLGNAHREVFKLLGTVYAQVNLTPWLNFRSTFGADYVSNFQHEFLPIYNDKGRNATVATINDQRSNRTTLLYTEQLTFDKTFGNHHINAVAVYERQQADNFGETQSGNQSTNDRETLVGATNVTAFSARTATLIQSYIGRISYDFAGKYLLSGAIRRDGLSVWAPGRKFQSFPSVSAGWKIDQEPFLKPVTAISELKLRGGWGITGLNAIGIFPALQNSILSNEYPWQAVVQANGASYPFGNTITVGNASYYNQLASSGLEWEKTKQLNIGVDLGLFNNRVTFTAEWYRRQTDNLILTIPTPYSFGFGGTGSQLNAASMRNTGVDLQVGYNKTGGTFNWNITGNIGFIKNKILHLNTPGATIDAGADADFGNGNMTRTVGGQPIQSFYGYVVEGIFQSQDEVNKSPEQITGTDPAKSTSAGDIKFKDLNGDGKITSDDRTFLGTYIPKFTYALNYSANYKNFDLSLFFQGVQGNKIFNGTRVLREGMARLFGAGVEVLDAWTPTNTNTDIPRAISGDPNQNARVSDRWIENGSYLRLKNVILGYTLPASTLRTVTRGAVSSFRVYVSSQNLLTFTGYKGWDPEIGTKNTTLTNGVDYGQYPSARSFQFGLQVGF
- a CDS encoding histidine kinase dimerization/phosphoacceptor domain -containing protein, which translates into the protein MSGVRLIFFILCLFLGFSRTDYANSRYAGDDERSAAISSVLTLWQQGEDILNKPHTTSADWDSAVSIALDIATTSKRIQFEQGTGLSKQLISAAMRHSGRGNEAMAYAKEAVAILRQYGTAKQLANAYIELGGCYSNNETDLPEKIKQYENGARIYHQLGDKVREAALLELIGDLYQVKKDYPTSLLRLHQSLSLYQAAGSKNLQGVYALIGSVYNGQNNFVEGLRYNMLAVKTGEALKDSGLLMSRVYHRLAMTYYSINYHRQAMEFYQKALNLAYQLKDTLAIQNYQINIAELLTKTKHYKESLDSLNAATRTRPITDINDHSYLLSQYLRLYIAMRDYQKATPYYEKILRIYKEDKVNEFERTILSANISLYLVETGRFREAAVYLTSLSEKHLSFMATNATLEKLLFKTDSALGKLPSAIGHFQRYKDLSDSLTSLAQARQLGQLQLQFETEEKDKDIRLLTQKSQLQAASLEKEIIVRYVIIGGVVILIVFLILVYNRYQYNKRTNVRLEHQQAEINTRNETLRSLLDEKEWLLKEIHHRVKNNLQIIISLLNTQSQYLHNKDALAAIRNSQQRMYSMSLIHQRLYQTENLGKIDMHWYIPEMISYIRDSLEADQRIHFQLDCDDIQLDVVEAVPLGLILNEAVSNALKYAFPDGKSGSIHICFKAVSPECCILTVSDNGVGLPEGKDILETASLGMSLMAGLSHQLDGSFELTDNRPGVAVNVTFSCKEFISNEKTDLLI
- a CDS encoding tetratricopeptide repeat-containing sensor histidine kinase translates to MHRADDYLQKPGTAQKDIDSAISISRRMEALSLQLRSDFGLGLSKIMMSRALAHGGQREKGRSYAQEAVDIFDRLGALREKADAIIELGGSYSNDNKDIPAKVALYKQGIGIYHRLGDKMKEATLLEVLGDIYLVKQDYTNSLSNLHEALALYKSLGYKKLQGVYALLGNVYSEMSNYIDALRYNLLAVKTGEELGDSSLLMASIYNRLAMAYYTIEYFKPAMEYYQKGMHISRVNNDAYGVQNFQFNIAELLAKTNHNQQALDSFNAAYNNPPVTDVYDQGFFMMRYIPLYLSMKDYANAEKCYNKLLKIYDQVDERMKQELRLTISSYLVKMNNYTAAKPYLDAFMKMHPTYPSAVRRYANMVMLRYKTDSALGNLSSAIKNMVLYKQLSDSASNLAQSKQLGQMQLQFETEQKDKDIKLLVQKNQLQQASLQKERVFRYVIIASVIILIIFLALIYNRYRNKKLTNIQLEKQQNEINAQNDTLKGLLDEKEWLLREIHHRVKNNLQIIISLLNTQSQYLNNKDALTAIRNSQQRMYSMSLIHQRLYQTDNLGKIDMHWYIPEMIGYMKDSFETENRISFKVACDPIELDVVQAVPVGLILNEAVSNAIKYAFPDGRKGKIGISLTEIEEGCCELIICDNGVGIPADKDILATESLGMSLMYGLSAQLDGAFTLTGNHPGVCISMSFRYQNFASTERIPTFA